A genomic region of Pseudomonas sp. KU43P contains the following coding sequences:
- a CDS encoding TIGR02444 family protein has product MYTDLWKHALALYARPGVETACLHLQASGADVCLLLCATWLQARGVAPDPARVQALHALARPWQQEVVMPLRSLRQAWRTPAQQDPQLAALREHVKGLELQAERTLLERLQACAQQWPADAQASAEDWLAWLAPDQARGHDALEPLRVAAAGLQEAEDGA; this is encoded by the coding sequence ATGTACACCGACCTGTGGAAACACGCCCTGGCCCTGTATGCACGGCCCGGTGTCGAAACGGCTTGCCTGCACCTTCAGGCATCGGGCGCCGATGTCTGCCTACTGTTGTGCGCGACCTGGTTGCAAGCCCGCGGCGTGGCGCCGGACCCTGCGCGCGTGCAGGCTTTGCATGCGCTCGCGAGACCCTGGCAGCAAGAAGTGGTGATGCCCCTGCGCAGCCTGAGGCAGGCGTGGCGAACACCGGCACAGCAAGACCCGCAACTGGCGGCGCTGAGAGAACACGTGAAAGGGCTGGAGCTTCAAGCGGAAAGGACGTTGTTGGAACGCCTGCAGGCATGTGCGCAGCAATGGCCCGCAGACGCGCAAGCGAGCGCTGAAGATTGGCTGGCCTGGCTGGCACCCGACCAGGCCCGTGGCCACGACGCGCTGGAACCGCTGCGCGTCGCGGCCGCTGGGCTTCAGGAGGCCGAAGACGGCGCCTGA
- a CDS encoding AlgP family protein has translation MSAKKKPVSTPLHLLQQLSGSLLEHLEDACSQALADAEKLLAKLEKQRVKAQEKLHNGRLKLQDAAKAGKAKAQGKAQKAIGELEGLLDSLKERQTQTRTYIQQLKRDAQESLKLAQGVGKVREAAGKALDQRAVAAKSAKTVAAKAPAKAAAKPAAKAAVKPAAKAAAKPAAKAPARAAAAKPAAKAPARAAAAKPAAKAPARVAAAKPAAKAPARTAAAKPAAAKAPAKATAAKAAPAKAAAAKPAATRTAAAKPAAKSTAAKPAAAKPAAKPVAAKTAAAKPAAKPAAKPAAKPAAAKAPAKTAAKPAAAKPAAKPATAKPAAKPAAKPVASKPAEAKPATPATPAAVTNSATPAAPSAPASTPAQAPSSAS, from the coding sequence ATGTCGGCCAAAAAGAAGCCAGTAAGTACGCCGTTACACCTGCTCCAGCAACTTTCGGGCAGCCTGCTCGAACACTTGGAAGATGCCTGCTCGCAAGCGCTGGCTGATGCGGAGAAACTGCTGGCCAAGTTGGAAAAGCAACGGGTCAAGGCTCAGGAAAAACTGCATAACGGTCGTCTGAAGTTGCAGGACGCGGCCAAGGCAGGCAAAGCCAAGGCCCAGGGCAAAGCCCAGAAGGCCATTGGTGAACTTGAGGGCCTGCTTGACTCGCTCAAAGAGCGCCAGACGCAAACCCGTACTTACATTCAACAACTCAAGCGCGATGCCCAGGAAAGCCTGAAGCTTGCTCAGGGTGTCGGCAAGGTGCGCGAGGCTGCCGGCAAGGCACTCGACCAGCGAGCGGTAGCGGCCAAGTCGGCTAAAACGGTAGCGGCCAAGGCGCCTGCGAAAGCAGCAGCCAAACCGGCGGCCAAAGCTGCTGTAAAACCCGCCGCCAAAGCTGCTGCGAAACCTGCAGCCAAGGCTCCAGCCCGCGCTGCAGCGGCCAAACCTGCGGCTAAGGCTCCAGCCCGCGCTGCAGCAGCCAAACCTGCGGCCAAGGCTCCAGCCCGCGTTGCAGCGGCCAAGCCCGCCGCCAAGGCACCGGCCCGCACCGCTGCTGCCAAACCCGCTGCTGCCAAGGCTCCAGCCAAAGCGACGGCCGCCAAAGCTGCCCCGGCAAAAGCGGCTGCCGCCAAACCTGCTGCGACCAGAACCGCAGCTGCCAAGCCTGCTGCGAAAAGCACAGCGGCCAAACCGGCTGCCGCCAAGCCTGCTGCAAAACCGGTAGCTGCCAAGACCGCGGCCGCCAAGCCAGCGGCTAAACCGGCGGCCAAGCCTGCTGCCAAGCCCGCTGCGGCAAAAGCCCCGGCCAAAACAGCAGCCAAGCCCGCAGCAGCCAAACCCGCTGCCAAGCCAGCAACAGCCAAACCTGCCGCAAAACCCGCCGCCAAACCAGTTGCCAGCAAGCCGGCCGAAGCCAAGCCGGCTACTCCGGCAACGCCTGCAGCGGTGACCAACTCGGCCACCCCGGCCGCGCCTTCGGCGCCGGCCAGCACCCCAGCTCAGGCGCCGTCTTCGGCCTCCTGA
- a CDS encoding FKBP-type peptidyl-prolyl cis-trans isomerase, whose protein sequence is MPRYLVFGLCLLAPFALAAPDATPTNDADLAYSLGASLGERLREEVPGLQLDALVEGLRQSYQNQPLKLDKARMQAILQQHEEQANSTTEQAEVAKLQAIETRFMANERARAGVHELPEGVLYSELSSGSGAQPKAHGKVQVRYVGRLPDGSVFDQNQQPQWFNLDSVIEGWQVALPQMKAGSKWRLVIPSAQAYGAEGAGDLIAPYTPLVFEIELLAVGD, encoded by the coding sequence ATGCCTCGTTATCTTGTATTCGGTCTGTGCCTGCTGGCGCCGTTCGCCCTGGCTGCCCCCGATGCTACCCCTACCAACGATGCCGACCTGGCCTACAGCCTTGGCGCCAGCCTGGGCGAACGGCTGCGCGAGGAAGTGCCGGGGCTGCAACTGGATGCACTGGTGGAAGGCTTGCGCCAGTCTTATCAGAACCAGCCGCTTAAGCTCGACAAGGCGCGCATGCAGGCGATTCTGCAGCAGCATGAAGAGCAGGCGAACAGCACCACCGAGCAGGCCGAAGTAGCAAAACTGCAAGCCATCGAAACGCGCTTCATGGCCAATGAGCGAGCACGCGCCGGCGTGCACGAGTTGCCGGAAGGCGTTCTCTACAGTGAACTGAGCAGCGGGAGCGGCGCGCAGCCGAAGGCCCATGGCAAGGTTCAGGTGCGCTACGTCGGCAGGCTGCCGGACGGTTCGGTGTTCGACCAGAACCAGCAACCACAGTGGTTCAACCTGGACTCGGTGATCGAAGGCTGGCAGGTGGCGTTGCCGCAGATGAAGGCAGGCTCGAAATGGCGCCTGGTTATCCCTTCGGCGCAAGCCTACGGTGCGGAAGGCGCTGGTGATCTGATCGCGCCCTACACACCGCTGGTATTCGAGATCGAACTGCTGGCTGTCGGCGACTGA
- the rsd gene encoding sigma D regulator has translation MLDSCQNAQERWGGVHKLIDRWLKEREELVQAFRALRDAKPAFADKDKNRDFCAVLVDYVSAWHFEVSEQLVTEAKAFGDQKALKLAEEINPRINDITQIALAFNDHCEKGECTDTERFAEKLGKLGSLLHERFELEDCLIEVLHTAHKEEGLVQA, from the coding sequence ATGCTCGATAGTTGTCAGAACGCCCAGGAACGCTGGGGTGGGGTTCACAAGCTGATCGACCGCTGGCTCAAGGAGCGAGAGGAGCTGGTTCAGGCTTTTCGCGCCTTGCGCGATGCCAAGCCGGCCTTTGCAGACAAGGACAAGAACCGCGATTTCTGTGCGGTGCTGGTCGATTACGTGTCGGCCTGGCATTTCGAAGTCAGCGAGCAACTGGTCACCGAGGCCAAGGCGTTCGGTGACCAGAAAGCCCTGAAACTGGCCGAAGAAATCAACCCGCGGATCAATGACATCACCCAGATCGCCTTGGCCTTCAATGACCACTGCGAGAAGGGCGAGTGCACGGATACCGAACGCTTCGCCGAAAAACTGGGCAAGCTCGGCAGCTTGTTGCACGAGCGCTTCGAGCTGGAGGACTGCCTGATCGAAGTGCTGCACACCGCGCACAAGGAAGAGGGCCTGGTGCAGGCCTGA
- a CDS encoding disulfide bond formation protein B yields MPARLRTFFLPACLASLAVLVASFYLEATLGLMPCPLCFSQRVLLGVYAAICLSASVHVPGPLGIRRYAWVALGSSALGALLAARHVWLQGADHASHVCPLSIWRVFDQPWSEAARQLLLGGPDCSSLTWSFVDLTLPEWSLLAFLLLAMLPAACLLAYRFRTLGES; encoded by the coding sequence ATGCCGGCCCGTCTGCGCACGTTTTTTCTTCCTGCCTGCCTGGCCTCGTTGGCTGTGCTGGTTGCGTCCTTCTACCTGGAAGCAACGCTGGGGCTGATGCCTTGCCCGTTGTGCTTCAGCCAGCGTGTGTTGTTGGGCGTGTATGCAGCGATCTGCCTGAGCGCATCCGTGCACGTGCCAGGCCCGCTCGGCATTCGGCGCTATGCCTGGGTCGCGCTGGGCAGTTCTGCCCTCGGGGCGCTGTTGGCGGCGCGGCATGTATGGTTGCAGGGCGCAGACCACGCCAGCCATGTGTGTCCGCTGTCGATCTGGCGTGTGTTCGACCAGCCCTGGAGCGAAGCGGCCCGGCAGTTGTTGCTCGGTGGCCCGGACTGCAGCTCGCTGACCTGGAGCTTTGTTGACCTGACCCTGCCCGAATGGAGCCTGCTGGCGTTCCTGTTGCTGGCGATGCTCCCCGCGGCCTGCCTGCTGGCGTATCGTTTCCGCACCCTTGGCGAAAGTTGA
- a CDS encoding heme biosynthesis protein HemY, translating to MKRVYLLAVLAIVIAAALGIAVAKHSGYVLISYGSFRYQSGLWAALAALVAIVAVLWLLRYLVGLVLTSSGVVNPWSRRNRSRRVRIAIEQGQLDLAEGRWASAQRHLHRAAEAERQPLLYYLGAARAANEQGRTQDSDNLLERALERQPQAELAIALAHAQLQMDRGESDGALETLLAMQERHPHNNQVLRLLQRLYLERGDWSALIRLLPDLRKNKVLPANELAALEQRAWGQNLSLAATRGDDSQSARQALERAWQQLTAAQRQEPQLVLAYAEQLRQVGAQGEAEQVLRTALKRDYESHLARLYGLVRGDDPARQLQAAEAWLKDHPQDPSLLLTLGRLSLQNRLWGKARDYLESSLRMERNPETCAELARLLAGLGETERSNQLFQEGLGLLDERLLALPLPEGVRA from the coding sequence ATGAAGCGTGTCTACCTGCTGGCGGTGCTGGCGATCGTGATCGCTGCGGCGCTGGGCATCGCGGTGGCCAAGCACAGCGGCTACGTGCTGATTTCCTATGGCAGCTTCCGCTATCAGTCCGGACTGTGGGCAGCGCTTGCCGCGCTGGTCGCCATCGTCGCGGTGTTGTGGCTGCTGCGTTACCTGGTTGGCCTGGTGTTGACCTCCAGTGGCGTGGTCAACCCTTGGTCGCGACGCAACCGTAGCCGGCGCGTGCGCATTGCCATCGAGCAGGGCCAGCTTGACCTCGCCGAAGGCCGCTGGGCCAGCGCCCAGCGCCACCTGCACCGCGCAGCCGAAGCTGAACGCCAACCGTTGCTGTATTACCTCGGTGCGGCGCGCGCGGCCAACGAACAAGGGCGCACGCAAGACAGCGACAACCTGCTCGAGCGCGCCCTGGAGCGACAGCCCCAGGCCGAGCTGGCCATCGCTCTGGCCCACGCACAGTTGCAGATGGACCGTGGTGAAAGCGATGGTGCCCTGGAAACCCTGCTGGCCATGCAAGAGCGGCACCCACACAACAACCAGGTGCTGCGTTTGTTGCAGCGCCTGTACCTGGAGCGCGGCGACTGGTCGGCATTGATCCGTCTGTTGCCCGACCTGCGCAAGAACAAGGTGCTTCCGGCCAATGAACTTGCTGCGCTGGAGCAGCGTGCCTGGGGCCAGAACCTGAGCCTGGCAGCCACCCGTGGCGACGACTCGCAGAGCGCCCGCCAGGCCCTGGAACGTGCCTGGCAACAACTGACCGCCGCGCAGCGCCAGGAGCCACAGTTGGTGCTGGCCTATGCCGAGCAGCTGCGTCAGGTGGGTGCCCAGGGCGAAGCCGAGCAGGTACTGCGCACCGCCCTCAAGCGTGACTATGAAAGCCATCTGGCTCGCCTGTATGGCCTGGTGCGCGGGGATGACCCGGCGCGTCAGTTGCAGGCAGCCGAAGCCTGGCTCAAGGATCACCCGCAGGATCCGAGCCTGCTACTCACGCTCGGCCGCCTGAGCTTGCAGAACCGTTTGTGGGGCAAGGCTCGCGATTACCTCGAAAGCAGCCTGCGCATGGAGCGCAACCCGGAAACCTGCGCCGAGCTTGCCAGGTTGTTGGCCGGCCTGGGCGAGACCGAGCGTAGCAACCAGCTGTTCCAGGAAGGCCTGGGCCTGCTCGATGAGCGACTGTTGGCCTTGCCGTTGCCTGAAGGCGTACGCGCCTGA